A stretch of DNA from Candidatus Omnitrophota bacterium:
AATTTGCAGCAAGTGCAAGATTGTCCGGCGGGCCCGCGTCGTCCGGGTGATTTGCACGAATCCGAAGCACAAGCAGCGCCAAGGATAATAATGATTACTCC
This window harbors:
- the rpmJ gene encoding 50S ribosomal protein L36, translating into MKVRASIRRICSKCKIVRRARVVRVICTNPKHKQRQG